A genomic segment from Anas platyrhynchos isolate ZD024472 breed Pekin duck chromosome 5, IASCAAS_PekinDuck_T2T, whole genome shotgun sequence encodes:
- the RD3L gene encoding protein RD3-like codes for MPLFGWMKWSKNDSYKSTRYPGSELVTKTLLRELKWHLKERERLVQEIENEQKVQKPGTDYNWLKNYQNPQATIPATEQRQLEVLCSQIQPCQTGTVLSRFREVLAENDVLPWEIVYIFKQVLKDFLTTLERENQQEQLVDVWNTNCSEHCSLRGDSSNKSEKHEIPTVSSYVDKNTQSMFPTFSDRIWNLPYYYPSS; via the exons ATGCCACTTTTTGGCTGGATGAAATGGTCAAAGAATGATTCCTACAAATCCACAAGGTATCCTGGATCAGAACTCgttaccaaaaccttgctgAGGGAACTGAAATGGCACCTGAAAGAGCGTGAAAGATTAGTGCAAGAGAttgaaaatgaacagaaagtCCAGAAACCTGGCACGGATTACAACTGGCTGAAGAACTACCAAAATCCTCAAGCAACAAtcccagccacagagcagcGGCAGCTGGAAGTTCTCTGTTCTCAAATCCAGCCCTGCCAAACTGGAACTGTCCTCAGCAG aTTTCGTGAAGTTTTGGCAGAAAATGATGTTTTACCTTGGGAAATAGTCTACATATTCAAGCaagttttaaaagattttcttaCTACCCTTGAGAGAGAAAACCAGCAAGAGCAACTGGTAGACGTATGGAATACAAATTGCTCTGAACACTGCAGCCTGCGTGGAGACAGTTCTAACAAATCAGAGAAACATGAAATCCCCACTGTTTCAAGTTATGTCGACAAGAACACACAAAGCATGTTTCCCACTTTCTCTGACAGAATTTGGAACCTTCCGTATTACTACCCATCAAGTTGA